The proteins below come from a single Paraburkholderia flagellata genomic window:
- a CDS encoding glycine zipper 2TM domain-containing protein yields the protein MNWLRRLSAARASLVITVVLTAAGTGACTLGGAAAGGYVGNRATNGSAVGTVGGAVAGGVIGHELSK from the coding sequence ATGAACTGGCTACGACGCTTAAGCGCCGCGCGCGCTTCACTCGTCATTACCGTCGTGCTCACTGCGGCGGGTACGGGAGCCTGCACGCTCGGCGGCGCCGCTGCGGGCGGCTACGTCGGCAACCGGGCCACCAACGGCAGCGCGGTCGGTACTGTTGGCGGCGCCGTGGCCGGCGGCGTGATCGGGCATGAACTGAGCAAGTAA
- a CDS encoding carbohydrate ABC transporter permease yields the protein MNRKLKRSIWCWLALSPLVVAVLFPFAVMFFTSFKPASEVFVYPARWLPMQWRWQNYVDMWQAANFGVALRNSIVVSCLSTALALAVSLPAAYALARFPFRGRGVYRQFLLVTQMLSPILLVVGLFRLAAMIPYGDGNLVDSKIGVIVSYAAFNIAFAVWMLSSYFQTVPRDLEESAWLEGCSRTGAVFRVFLPLAVPAVVVTAIFTFISAWNEFAVVYTLIRSPENKTLTVQVTDMVAGKYTVEWQLVMAATLAATLPVSVVFAWLQRYMVKGLALGAVK from the coding sequence ATGAACCGCAAGCTCAAACGCTCGATCTGGTGCTGGCTCGCGCTCTCGCCGCTCGTCGTGGCCGTGCTGTTCCCGTTCGCGGTAATGTTCTTCACCTCGTTCAAGCCGGCTTCGGAAGTGTTCGTGTATCCGGCGCGCTGGCTGCCCATGCAGTGGCGCTGGCAGAACTACGTCGACATGTGGCAGGCCGCGAACTTTGGCGTCGCGCTTCGCAACAGCATTGTGGTGAGCTGTCTTTCCACGGCGCTCGCGCTCGCCGTGAGCCTGCCGGCCGCCTACGCGCTCGCGCGCTTCCCGTTCCGCGGGCGCGGCGTGTACCGCCAGTTCCTGCTCGTCACGCAGATGCTCTCGCCCATTCTGCTCGTGGTCGGCCTGTTCCGGCTCGCCGCGATGATTCCGTATGGCGACGGCAATCTCGTCGATTCGAAGATCGGTGTGATCGTCTCGTACGCCGCGTTCAACATTGCCTTTGCTGTGTGGATGCTTTCGTCGTATTTCCAGACCGTGCCGCGCGATCTGGAAGAATCGGCATGGCTCGAAGGCTGCAGCCGCACCGGCGCCGTGTTCCGCGTGTTCCTGCCGCTCGCGGTGCCGGCTGTGGTGGTCACGGCGATCTTCACGTTCATCAGCGCGTGGAACGAATTCGCCGTGGTCTACACACTGATCCGCTCGCCCGAGAACAAGACGCTCACGGTGCAGGTCACCGACATGGTGGCCGGCAAGTACACCGTGGAATGGCAGCTCGTCATGGCGGCGACACTCGCGGCCACGCTGCCGGTTTCCGTCGTCTTCGCCTGGCTGCAGCGCTATATGGTGAAGGGGCTCGCGCTTGGCGCGGTGAAGTAA